A region from the Cryptosporangium arvum DSM 44712 genome encodes:
- the ybaK gene encoding Cys-tRNA(Pro) deacylase has product MAGRGTPATQALSRARADFTVHEYTHDPASGSYGLEAAQALGVAPERVFKTLVAQIDGALHVAVVPVTGELDLKALAAAVGKKKAAMADPTLAERTTGYVRGGISPLGQRKRLPTVIDRSAETFDTVFVSAGRRGLEVEVSPADLVRLTAATLAEIGA; this is encoded by the coding sequence ATGGCCGGCCGAGGAACACCCGCGACGCAGGCGCTGAGCCGAGCGCGTGCCGACTTCACCGTGCACGAGTACACGCACGATCCCGCGTCCGGCTCGTACGGTCTGGAGGCCGCCCAGGCCCTGGGCGTCGCCCCGGAGCGGGTGTTCAAGACGCTGGTCGCGCAGATCGACGGCGCGCTGCACGTCGCGGTCGTCCCGGTCACCGGGGAGCTGGACCTCAAAGCGCTGGCCGCCGCCGTCGGCAAGAAGAAGGCCGCGATGGCCGACCCGACGCTCGCCGAGCGGACGACCGGCTACGTCCGCGGCGGGATCAGCCCGCTCGGGCAGCGGAAACGACTGCCCACCGTGATCGACCGGAGCGCGGAGACGTTCGACACGGTGTTCGTCTCGGCCGGCCGTCGCGGCCTCGAGGTGGAGGTCTCCCCCGCCGACCTGGTCCGGCTGACCGCGGCAACGCTCGCAGAGATCGGCGCCTAG